ATCATTTCTGACTTTTAGGGTTTTTCAGTTTAGTGAAACATTTTGTCTTTATGAAATTTACTACTTGGATTGATTTTAATTGTTGTTGTGAGATAGGTTTGTTGCAGACTCTTGCTTTCATAGAAGTGATCCATGGAGTTTTAGGTGGGTACCCGAGAACAACACAAGTCCTAAAACTATAATGTTAACATAGGATTTGAACTAAAagttctattttttttttgtttttgtatttGTATTCAAGGTATTGTGCCTAGTGGATTTCTCTTCCCTCTGATGCAATGGGGAGGAAGGACACATTTCCTGCTCGCCATAGTTCGTAAAATATACGAGGTCCGTTTTGTCTTCCTTTATGCATCTTGTTTAACTATATACCAGAATTTAGCCCAAATATATATAAGAATGAGAAATGAAGGTGTTATAAATCTTTGATTTTGAACATCTTAGCTGTTGCTTCCTGTTCATACTAGTTTTCTGCATGTTGACTGTTGTTGTATATGTATGTTCTGCTTCTTTATATAGGTTCAAGAATCGCCTGCAGTTCTCATAACATTTGTTTCTTGGTGTTGCATTGAGGTAAATTCACCCTTCTGGTTACAATACATCGTTGCATACATCTTCTGAAGTTGATTTCATTAGGGTAGTGAGCCACTCGACCAAAGCTTTATTTCCGATCGTTAGTAGTAAACCTATATTCATTATATCTCTATAACATGCGCTAAAACAAGTGTTTTGACTAATCTCACGGAAACAGATAATTAGGTACCCATTCTATGCTTTGAGCTGCTTGGGTAGCTGCCCGTCTTTCCTTACCTACCTCAGGTTCGGTTCAGTCATCTTATTTGACATCAGCTCATGTCTTTACTGGTTCAGTTGTGCACATGAAAACATTTTGGACACTGAAGTTTAATATTTAGTTGAGAAAATaagggtttctttttttttttttaatattttgctAGGTATACAGTCTTCATTGTGATCTACCCAATTGGAGTTGTGGGTGAAAGTAAGTTGTTTCTGTGTTATCTTCATAACAGTTTTCCAATACGTGCACGTTGTATATACTGACCAACTTATTCCTTAAACAGTGTGGATCATGTACCAATCACTCCCGGTTATCTTGGAGAAAAACCTTTATGCAGATTATTTTGCTGCCGTCCCTTTCAGCTACTATACGTTTGTCAAGGTATCTTACCATATAGATTTTGCTCCACGTCAtgtgccacgtcacctatctttTTTCTATTTCTGTAACCATTAGCCTAAATGAAAACAATTTCAAAGTTTGAACCTTTATGTGAGTGCAAATAAGCGCGTTACGATTACGAAAAACCGAAATCAGATTAAAGTTTGTTGCTTTACTATTCTATTTGCTTATATTTAACTATTAGTTACtgatatgttttttttataatttaattctTTTTTCTTAACTTTTGAATCCAGGCGGTCCTCATTTGCTATCCATTTCTATGGCTGCAACTGTATCTATATTTGTTCAAGCAACGACGTTCTAAACTGTATCCACGCAGTGAGAaggagaaaaagagaaaatgaagaTCCAACACTTGATATATCTAGCTGAGGTGATAATTTAAATCCCTTCTGcatatttttttaaatgtatCTAGCTGTATGTATCTAGATGTTTAGATCTACATGTGTATTATAATTCAAATATTTGCACATCTATATTATTAAACATGTATTCTTGTTATCTCTGTATTCTTATGCTGAAAATAATGCACATATACATGTTAGTCCTTGTGTAAGAGATTAAGCAAAAATATCCGAATCTATGTTTAAATGAGATTGAGCAAAAATATCCGAATCAATGTATACAATGTACTATCGAAGTTAATTACTTATTTATGATATTGCCACCATGTGAAAGACAGCCTATGATCCGAGGAAATAAACGACAACAGCCTATGATCCGACCTAAAATTATCATTTTATTATGAGCCTTTTGTACAAATTTGAACGTAACAAAGACAAATCTACAAGATTAATCGCCTATTTgcagaagaaaaacatataattTGTACAAATTATTTGAATAACCTTCATTTTGAGCAAGTTAACGAGCCGAACCGAGAAAGCGAGGCCGAAGGCCTTTAACGAAACGACTACGTGGCTGGGTCAGTTTGGCATAAACACCATCCTTCATTGCTGCAAGAGAATCATGAGTCCCTTGCTCCACAATTTGGCCTCCATTAACAACCAATATTTTATCAACTCGTCTCATCATAGACTCTCTACGTGCAACTATTATTGTTGTTTTGCTACCGATTAACAGTGTGTCAAGAGCCTCTTGCACCATACGTCTTGACTCGTGTTCGATCCTATTGTCAGCCTCATCCAACAACAAAATGGGCGCGTTTTTCAACACCACACGAGCAATGGCGATCCTATGTTTCTGTCCCGGTGTTAACTCCATCCCGTCGGGACCAGCCTTAGTGTCATACCCTTTAGGCAAACTACTAATAAAATGGTGAGCATTCGCGATTCTGGCTGCTTCTTTGATCTCAGTTTCACTTGCATTACGTCGCGCATATGCTATGTTTTCTCTAATGGTGGTCGAGAATATGACCGGTTCTTGTTGAACAAAACCGAGCTGGCTCCTTAACCATCTTAGATTAAAATGTTTCAAGTCTTTTCCATCTAGAAGTATCTGGCCAGAAACCGGATCGTAAAATCGTAAGATCAAAGAAAGGATAGTACTTTTTCCAGAACCGGATACCCCGACTACACCCACCGTGTGTCCGCCTTCAACTTTAACGTTGAAATCTCGCAACACCATGATTTCTGGACTTTTCGGGTAACAAAAGCTGACATTTTTAAACTCGATAGTTCCATACGCACTAACGGGCTTAAGTGCAGTAGATTCATCATGGTTAACCTCAGGAACATGATCGATGATATCGAAAACACTAGCGAGATCTTTCTGTCTTTTGTGTATGTTAGGTGTCATAATCCCGAACGGTTCCACTAGTGCAAAAGTTGCAAATGTAAAGACGATATATCCTCTAAGGGCCGTGGGAAGGTCGATATGGTCATTTCTTACAAAAGCAGCGGTGTACCGAAGTAGAACAGCGTTGCACGCGAAAAAGAGAAATCTTGAAAAACCGGACATGAGTCCAATTGAAATTCCATGAAGGAAAGTTTGTTTGTAGACCTTTTTTAGATATATAGTGTAGAGTCTCGAAGCCTCATTTCCGGCACAATACGCCATTACAGTCGAGATGTTACTTACCAAATCTTCTAGAACCACTGAAGCCTTCTTATGAAGCTCCGCAATTCTCCTCGAGAACCCAGAAAACAACCTTCTCTGAAAATCGACGATTGTTATTAACATTAATTAAATCTGGATTTAAACAACGAATCGAAGATAAACTGTTAACATTGACAAGAACCTGTGCGACTGTAGTGATGATTAGAAATGGTATAATCACCAAAGCCACCAATGCAAACCTCCATTCCATAGAGAATCCGATAATTATAGCAGTGAAGGCAGCACAAAAGTCCTGGATGATCATACATAGTCGGTTGCTGAAAACAGCACTTGCATATGTGGCGTCGTTTGCTAGTCGTGATAATAAGATGTCAGTATTGTTTTCATCGTTATCAAACCATCCTACTTCACTCTGGAGCATGGCTGAAGATTACAAATATTCAGTTTCAAAATTAGAAACAAAATGATAGTTAGTTGCTAAAGAAAAGATATAATAAACGTAACGGTTTTACCTGAAAACATCATTCTTCTGATTCTTTCGGTCATTTTTTCTCCCATGATTCCGAAGTAGAAATGATGCAGTACGGTGGCTACTAAAGCAATGATAGCCATGAGTGCAATTATCAAGCACCATTTATCAATATCAAAACGGCTTGCACCATGTCTATAGTACGCAGTCACTATGAGGCCAACAACATAAGCAAGGATCGGTCTTAAAGATCCAAACGCCGAAGCCCCCACGCTTCCCAAAACTGCGTATAGACACTCTGGTAAACTTAACTTCACAAGTCTCCGTAAAGACGGTGAACACTTACGGTCTGCATTGTGTCTCATGACTTCAATACTATCATCAACTGAGTCATTGTCATTGTTATTCTTACTTGGCAACCTGAAAATCATAACAAACTCACAATTCATTTAACCATCACAAACACGCGCGCACAAGAAGTACAGTAGCGTAGTAGCGTACCTTTCAGGGAGTTTGATCACTTCTTCACATCTAAGAAGCTCTGAATACAGGCCATGTGAGCTAATCAATTCATCATGCGTACCCATTTCGACACACTGGCCACCATCCATCACAGCGATTAGATCAGCTTCTTTCACAAGATTCAATTTCCTAGCGATCATTATAGTTGATCTCCCACGTGTAATCATCCGTAACGTCTCCTGAACAGCATTTTCTGCTTCCAAATCGAGTCTGCTGGTAACTTCATCAAGCAAGAGAATTGTCGGGTTTGAAAGAACTGCTCTAGCAATAGAAATTCTTGTCTTATGTTCGTCTGTCAACGTTAAACCGCTTTTACCAACCTGATGAATATCCAAGTAAAATATTTGAAAAAAGAAGTGTAAAAGATGGTAGTTTATTGAAAAAAATATGTTTGCAGACCGGAGTATTGTATCCGCTTTCAAGTGAACTTATGAATGCATGCACATGTGCGATCTTAGCAGCCTCCTCAATTTGATCTAACGTGACGTTAGGACGTCCATAAGCAATGTTATCTGCTATGCTTGAACATGCTAAAGCGGTTTCTTGTGTCACCAGCCCTATTTGGCGTCTCAACCATTCTAGCTTCAAGCTTTTAATATTTACTCCATCCAAAAGAACCTCTCCTGCTCCACATGAcacattataaatattattaaaaaacaaCTCAAAGTTACTGTAGCGTCCGTCACATCACGCTCAGAAACTTTTTTTTACTTTAGCCCTTTCACTTTCAGTTTTTACACATAGACCCCCCTTaactttctaaaaactttatgaaatgtcattttgaccccctcgagttttaatgcttatttttgtatatatatgtgtcgGTATGAACtcaagttggtttacgtttcgaCATAAATTTTGTCGGGTAagatataatacgttttcgtgcttatttatAGGTACGTTTTCAGCTGGtgtacgttttgacgtaaattttgttcggaaaagagtgaggtcaaatataatacgttttcattaggCAGCATAAAGTCGAGTTTTTTACGTTTCAATGCCGCAACAACGCGCGAGAGAAATGTACTAGTTAGAATTTAAAATAAAGATTATTGTACTAAAAGATAACAGAGCTAGATCATCTTACCCAAATTAGGATCATACTGGCGTTCTAGGAGGCGGATCAAACTACTTTTTCCCGACCCACTTCTTCCCACAAGTGCCACAGTTACTCTAGCAGGGATATTCAGGTAAAATCCACTTAAGACAGGGATCGCAGGACACGTGGGGTATCTAAAGTAAACATCCCGAAACTCAATTTTTCCTTGCACAAAAGCTAAAGTATTTCCATCTGAACACGTAGCTGAACCCGAGTTTCTTATAACGCCATACAATCTGTATGCAGCTATACGGCCTTGCTCAAATGAATACAGGATTGTAGACGCCTGATTTAACGCACTACAATATAAGATTAGTAAACAAGGTGGCAAtaactataaaaataaatattatagCAACAAGAATATAAATTCTTACATGCCAATTAAAATTATAGCAAAAATGGCGGTAAGGATTTCAGCGCCGCTAGATTTTCCACTTGTAACTAAAATTCTTCCAACCCAAAGTTGCAAAGCACAAGAACACATTCCGAGTCCATCTGTGAATCCAATGCTAAGTCCTTGTACAAGgcttattataataccgtatttCAGTGTATTGTGAAGAGAAGACGCGTAAGAGTGTTTGGCTAATGCTTCGTTTGTGAATGCGTATAGTGTTCTAATGTTTGACAATGCCTGCAAAGAGCATAACTTATTTAATAAAATGAATAAAATCCACATGAACAAGCTTAATTATTTTTATACAACACGTTAAAATTCCGAAGTTGAGATACACGCGCGTACCTCTTCAGCAACGCTTGCGGCATGAACGTTCGCATCTTGAAGGCTTCCTTCAAACTTACGGAGAAATATATTTGAAATCCAACCTGCAGCCAAAATTACCGGACTTGTTGCCAATGCTACAAATGCGATCTGCCAGCAGTTTATAAACGCAATGACAATCCCACCTAAACATGCCGCAACGTTGTGAAGATAATCTCCAACCTGTA
The Helianthus annuus cultivar XRQ/B chromosome 6, HanXRQr2.0-SUNRISE, whole genome shotgun sequence genome window above contains:
- the LOC110865262 gene encoding very-long-chain (3R)-3-hydroxyacyl-CoA dehydratase 2; translation: MTRLSDIYLFSYNSLQAFGWAIALFRILTDFFSTKSVNGGYASAGELICLLQTLAFIEVIHGVLGIVPSGFLFPLMQWGGRTHFLLAIVRKIYEVQESPAVLITFVSWCCIEIIRYPFYALSCLGSCPSFLTYLRYTVFIVIYPIGVVGEMWIMYQSLPVILEKNLYADYFAAVPFSYYTFVKAVLICYPFLWLQLYLYLFKQRRSKLYPRSEKEKKRK
- the LOC110944633 gene encoding ABC transporter B family member 20 produces the protein MLELGWTSAHGVGPLTPVSENSEAPDTPLPNTSRRSVIDENDDIGEEKVVSPSAVPFMALFNCADRFDWILMVLGSLGSVVHGASLAVYIHLFGKVIHLLSFHSNADELFDRFSRYALYIVYIGLVVFAASWIKIWCWILAAERQTAVLRTKYVQVILNQNMTFFDTYGNNGDVVNQVLTDAQVIQCVLGEKVGDYLHNVAACLGGIVIAFINCWQIAFVALATSPVILAAGWISNIFLRKFEGSLQDANVHAASVAEEALSNIRTLYAFTNEALAKHSYASSLHNTLKYGIIISLVQGLSIGFTDGLGMCSCALQLWVGRILVTSGKSSGAEILTAIFAIILIGIALNQASTILYSFEQGRIAAYRLYGVIRNSGSATCSDGNTLAFVQGKIEFRDVYFRYPTCPAIPVLSGFYLNIPARVTVALVGRSGSGKSSLIRLLERQYDPNLGEVLLDGVNIKSLKLEWLRRQIGLVTQETALACSSIADNIAYGRPNVTLDQIEEAAKIAHVHAFISSLESGYNTPVGKSGLTLTDEHKTRISIARAVLSNPTILLLDEVTSRLDLEAENAVQETLRMITRGRSTIMIARKLNLVKEADLIAVMDGGQCVEMGTHDELISSHGLYSELLRCEEVIKLPERLPSKNNNDNDSVDDSIEVMRHNADRKCSPSLRRLVKLSLPECLYAVLGSVGASAFGSLRPILAYVVGLIVTAYYRHGASRFDIDKWCLIIALMAIIALVATVLHHFYFGIMGEKMTERIRRMMFSAMLQSEVGWFDNDENNTDILLSRLANDATYASAVFSNRLCMIIQDFCAAFTAIIIGFSMEWRFALVALVIIPFLIITTVAQRRLFSGFSRRIAELHKKASVVLEDLVSNISTVMAYCAGNEASRLYTIYLKKVYKQTFLHGISIGLMSGFSRFLFFACNAVLLRYTAAFVRNDHIDLPTALRGYIVFTFATFALVEPFGIMTPNIHKRQKDLASVFDIIDHVPEVNHDESTALKPVSAYGTIEFKNVSFCYPKSPEIMVLRDFNVKVEGGHTVGVVGVSGSGKSTILSLILRFYDPVSGQILLDGKDLKHFNLRWLRSQLGFVQQEPVIFSTTIRENIAYARRNASETEIKEAARIANAHHFISSLPKGYDTKAGPDGMELTPGQKHRIAIARVVLKNAPILLLDEADNRIEHESRRMVQEALDTLLIGSKTTIIVARRESMMRRVDKILVVNGGQIVEQGTHDSLAAMKDGVYAKLTQPRSRFVKGLRPRFLGSAR